The genomic region AACCTCAGATACTTTATTATAATAACACAAAATTAAACAGTATTATGTTCATAACCAGTGAGCAATTAAAGATGAAAAAACAAAGATATGTactatttctttcattttctgaaaatatgtgtaactaaaacaaaaaccaagtcaaTTTTTCCCAgaatatttaggttttttttgtttgtttgtttttttgtttgcttgtttttcaagacagggtttctctgtgtaaccctggctgtcctggaattcactctgtagatcaggttggccttgaactcagaaatccacctgcctctgcccagcgagtgctgggattaaaggcgtgggccaccactgcctggccagttgAATATTTagaactttgtctttttttttttttttttttttttaaaagatttacttatttattatatgtaagtacactgtagctgtcttcagacattccagaagagggcatcagatcttgttacagatggttgtgagccaccatgtggttgctgggatttgaactccggacctttggaagagcagtcgggtgttcttacccactgagccatctcaccagccctgtctttttttttagtaGTAAAAATAACAAAGTTATCACCAAAGAGGTCAATATTagcataaatgttaaaaaaatataaaattttactttattatattttttttgtttgttttttagttttgtttttcgagacagggtttctctgtgtagccctggctgtcctggaacttactctttagaccaggctggccttgaactcagaaatccccctgcctctgcctcctgagtgctgggattaaaggtgcatgccacctCCGCTGGctttgtttttgaagcagggtaGACTCCCAGTGAGCTCACTATTTTCCTTGGTATCTTAAtctcctgagggctgagattacTGATGTGGGCTCCCATGCTTTTAtgactaacaacaacaaaaaactgtttttttcccctgaactatttagattttaaaatcgCTTAAAAATTGGATATATTATGCTCTCCTCTTCTTTACTGTGACTTCTGGTGAGAGTAGTCAAATTTGCAGTAGATCTCCCAAAATTTAACAAGTTCTTCAGGCATTTTGCCTAGAAACCTTATACATCACTTCTGCCTCTCCCCCACTCTCACTGTCCTTGATTTCTCCAGCCAGTCTTAATATTTAATGGTTTCATTTTAAGCAGCCCCACATCCTTGGACTGTTGTAAATAAATGATAACATCCAGGGGCAGCAATGACTCAGTGACTCATCTGGTTAAGGTGCTCCTCCCAAGCCTGACGTTTCATCTCGGGGGCTCACATGGCATGAGTGGTGAACTGCACCTTATTTTCTGACTTTCACACATGGGCCATGGCATGACCCACCACCCCAAGACACAATATgcataacataaaaattaaaaactaaaaattacaGTATAAAGAATCACCCTTAGAACCTGTGGGGATCCGACTTAGCATATTTATTAGTGATAGGGTCGacacagctctggctggccttgaaccctgaAATTCCGCTTCCCAAAAACTTCAAGAGGCATTTACCACTACGCCTGGCTGTCTCTATCCAATCATGAAAGGCTCTGGTTTTAGCTGGGAGGTAgtgactttgatcccagcactcagaaggcaggaactccaggacagccaggggtacacagagaaatcgtgtctcaaacaaaacaaccccaaaacaaaaacaacaccaagaaaacgttttgtttgtttttcaatatttttaatagaaaGGGTTTCCCTGAATGTCCCGGGCTAACCTTTCCCCCCGCCgcccctttggtttttcgagacagggcttctctgtatagccctggctgtcctggaactcactcagtagaccaggctggcctcgaactctgaaatctgcctgcctctgcctcccgagcgctgggattaaaggcatgcgccaccactgcccggctccggGATAACCTTTACTAGAACTGTGTATAACAGGGTAGGCTGGACCCTCCTTGCCTCAGCTTCCGGAGTGATAGGATTTCAGGCACACAAGCTTAAGTCCAGATTGgtttgcttttattataattcGAGTTCATTAACAACACTACAAGGCCGTATGATTTCACACGTAAGGCTCTTCTATTCCCGTTAttacaaaacaaagaagcaaaattgtGGTATCCAATGCAAGAATCCTTTTGCAGATAGATAATCTtggcaaaataaacaaataaattaataatctcCCTAGACCAGCACAGAACCGGGATCTCGGCTCTGCAGTTAAACTGTTTTATCACTCTTCCTTTTTCATCcttagaaaggaggaagaggaaaactcaaGGCACAGTTTTCATTTAGATAGATATGGAGGATCCGTCTAGACACTTTAACTAAGATGCAGCCCACCGCAGGTTCCCAGAGGCAGAAGCCACACTGCTCCGCTTCGGCTTTTAAATGAAATCACCTGCAACTCCCGCCGGCGGCACCGAAGTGCAGAAGATGCCCAGGTTTCCGGAGCAACAGCTCAGCGTCATCTATCTCCGCCCCGCGGCGCCTTTCCCGCCAAAGGCCGTTACCACCGCGGAGCATGGTGGGACACGCTTGCAAGATAGGTTTCACCCAATCTTTTTAGAGCGCCGAGCTGCTTTCAGAGAGGGTCTACCCCCGAGGTGGCCGACGATTCTGGACTCAGTGGGGATTAATAATAACCGCTTTAACCAGAGCATGTGATTTTTACTAAACGCCTGGACGTTCCAGCAGCCAGTCAACCCGCCAGGACGCGAGGGACTTTTTCCCCTCCGTGCGGAGGGTGACGTCGCGCGTGCGCGAGCGTGCTTCTCAGCACCCGTTAGAGGCGTGCGCCTGCGCACTGGGAGGGACGAGCCGCTTCCTCcggcttctcttcctccccctccccccccggTATCAGTGCGCCGAGCTGATAAAGGCGCCATTTTGGAGCGGCCGCGGGAGACGTGGTGCCGCTGAGGGCTCGCTCTGCCGTACGCTAGGCTTGGTAGgaaggcctcttttttttttttttttccttcccccccccGAGTCCGCGCTTTTCGTCGTCGCCGCCGCCGCCATGTCGGGAGGTGGTGTGATCCGTGGCCCGGCGGGGAACAACGACTGCCGCATCTACGTGGGTAACCTACCTCCGGATATCCGAACCAAGGACATCGAGGACGTGTTTTACAAATACGGCGCCATCCGCGACATCGACCTGAAGAACCGCCGCGGGGGACCGCCCTTCGCCTTCGTTGAGTTCGAGGACCCGCGGTGAGGCAGCGTGGGGCGTGCGCGGCCTTGAGGAGATAGCgtggaggagttggggaaggcTCGGAGGCCTTGGAACATaatggggggagaggaggggctcCGAGGCGCTATCGCCCCTGCAGGAGTCGAGTCAGGAGAGCCGAGAGGCGGCGCGTTGTCTCCGGTGGCCGGCCGCCTCGGACGTCCCCCCTACCCCCCGAGCCCATGCGCAGCCCCCGGAGCGGGAAACCGAGGCGCTGAGGGCCGGCGAGGTGGTCGGGAGCCTCTGCCCGGCGTGGTGCTGGGTGGGGGAAGGGCCGGCCCTATTATGCGGCGCATGTGGGGCTCCGTGTGGCCCCGTGGGTGCGCATGTGCGCTGTGGCCGCGGCTTTTCACCCCCGGAGCGGGCGAACGAGCTGGGTCCGGCGGCTCCCTCCCCTCATCACCCCCCCCTTTCGCTTTCTGTAATCACACGCAGAGACGCGGAAGATGCGGTGTACGGTCGCGACGGCTACGACTACGACGGCTACCGGCTGCGGGTAGAGTTTCCCCGAAGCGGCCGCGGGACCGGCCGAGGCGGCGGCGGGGGTGGAGGCGGCGGCGCCCCGAGAGGCCGCTATGGCCCGCCGTCCAGGCGGTCCGAGAACAGAGTGGTTGTCTCTGGTGAGTTGACTTCGTGCGGGTTAAAATCTTTTTCCCGCATGACTGCTTTGAGTACTGcaaggtttttgttattgttgtttttgttttgttttacacacGGGGTCTTGGACTACTTCGGTCTTTGGGATGAATTTAGTAAATAAAGATTACTGTGGTGGTGATTTACCCAAATTAGGTTGCAGTACTAGCCTATGAAGATCCTTTACAAATAAATTTGGACTCTGGATCTGACTCTTACCAGCTCTTTACCTGGAAACACTTAAGTACAAtcattaagtattttaaaataatccttGTTCGAATGTACTTTACACGTTTGCCGTGGGACAGGATGAGTAGTATTAAATTAGGGGGAATCGCTTTTTCAGGACTGCCTCCGAGTGGAAGCTGGCAGGACTTAAAGGATCACATGCGTGAGGCAGGTGATGTATGTTACGCTGATGTTTACCGAGATGGCACTGGTGTCGTGGAGTTTGTACGGAAAGAAGATATGACGTATGCAGTTCGAAAACTGGATAACACTAAGTTTAGATCTCACGAGGTAGGTTATacacttattcttttttttggcCAGAATTGGATACAGTTTTCTTAACAGTGGAATTTGAAGGTAAGGATACAGGCAAGGGTGTTCACGTAAATTACCAGAGCCCTGATCTGTCTTTGTATTCGTTCAGCTTGTCTGAAGACAGGTGAAAGCTTAGATCTTTCAATGGAAAGTTCTGTCTATCCAATAGGGAGAAACTGCCTACATCCGGGTTAAAGTTGATGGGCCCAGAAGTCCAAGTTATGGAAGATCTCGATCTCGAAGCCGTAGTCGTAGCAGAAGCCGTAGCAGAAGCAACAGCAGGAGTCGCAGTTACTCCCCAAGGAGAAGCAGAGGATCACCACGCTATTCTCCCCGTCATAGCAGATCTCGCTCTCGTACATAAGATGATTGGTGACACTTTTTGTAGAACCCATGTTGTATACAGTTTTCCTTTACTCAGTacaatcttttcatttttttaattcaagctgTTTTGTTCAGAATGGGCTAAAGTGTTGAATTGCATTCTTGTGTAATATCCCCTTGCTCCTAACATCTACATTCCCCTCATGTCTTTGGTAACTTGTATTTTAAGTGATGTCATAGACAGGATTGTTTAAATTTAGTTAATTTCCATGCTCTTCAGACTGTGATATTATGTAAATGTCTATTCTGCTCTGGTTTGTGTGAAATGGGATGTTGGGGGTGTTTGTGGTTATCTTACTTGGGGAAGTTCTTATGTTTATCTTGCTTTTCATGTGTCTTTCTGTAGACATATCTGAAGAGATGGATTAAGAATGCTTTGGATTAAGGATTGTGGAGCACATTTCAATCATTTTAGGATTGTCAAAAGGAGGATTGAGGAGGATCAGATCAATAATGGAGGCAATGGTATGACTCCAAGTGCTATTGTCACAGATGAAATTGGCAGTATTGACCTTATACTAGAAGGCGAGGGTTAAAAATTTATCTACCTTAAAAGATTTGCAAACACTTAATGCAGTTATCTTCAGCTACaattgctttgctttttaaaacctTGGCAATTGTGGTAGAATTGCCCATTTTGTAACAATTATTTGCTCccttcccccctttttgttttaatagggACTAATGTGGGAAGAATGGCTAATTTGTCACAGTGCTTAGTTACAACTGTTAATGTGTGGCCTGCTGTTGGTGTACATGTGGGTACAGGGTGTCAATTTCCAAACAGAGTATAATATCAATACTGCTAAATCTGCATGTCCTCTGTGTGACTGATAGAGCattgttatttcattttttaaagacaaaatgacAGCAAAATAATAGAATTCCAACGTATTAGTGTAGATAATCTAGTTGGGAGTACTTTAAGTCTCACCTTCCCTTTTAATATTCATAATTGACTCATGtttaaaacactttaatttaCAAGCTAAATTGCAGATGGGAGCAATAGTTTAGGTTTAGGTGGGTAGTAATACCAGTAAACTTCAATTATATAACTTTGCAACCACAAAACCTGTGATACCTGTACAGTAACAAGTGTTGGCATTATCAGTTGAACTGTAAATATAAAGTGCTTCTTCCAGTTAGTCTCTATAGTTATTAAGTTTCTAAAATTTATCTGAACACCATACAGAAACTTGTTTTGGGGAATTTGATAGTTATTGATGTGCATCTGTAAACTGATGACAGACATAACTCATCATTCCCCAGAAACTTTTTTTGGTTACAGTGTCTAACATTTTGCCTcctcttttttggttttgctggttATAAAGGTTTGGATTGGAGAGGGCTCACTGGATCCCAATCCTTGGAGCTGGATCATTGGATTCAAATCATAATGTGGATAGGATAGGGAGGATGAATTACCAGGATTCATGGAGCGGGATCAGATTACCAGGAACATAGGAGTGGATTCCTTCCTGCCCCAACCAAACCGCATtcgtgtggatttttttttcattcaacttAATTGGCTATTCCAaagaatttttttcctatttttgacGATTGGAGCCCTTAAGATGCACGATGGAATTGTGTTTTGCATTTTTTGGTAAAAGGAGCAAAGCGAGGACCTGGAGATATACGCTGGAGCAATCTCCTTGGAAGGATTCAGCACGAGTAGATGGTAAACAtttaaaggggaaaaggggggttTGTTTAAAATAGTAAATCAGTAAGTCActtctaaatttaaagaaaacaaaattggagTTGAAGAATAAGTAGGTTTCCAATTGGCTATTGccgtttttctttgaaaaaaataaacattttttaaaaaacgatGCATGGTTGTCCTTTTTCCTCTTGTAAAATTTTGATTGGGTAACTAGTGTATCAGTTATTTAATTTGATAAgattctgattctgtttatgtgttAGTAAATTAAAGATTCTAATAAATGATGACTGTCTCTGTTGTGGAAGTCTTAAGAGCGTAATAAACTGAGTGTAAGGCAGTTACATACGTAACAGTTGTGTAGAGGGTAATGATCTGGAAAGTAATCTTTCATATTTTGCTAAAGAACTTACAGTTGCTGTTTATTTTGGTAATGCTTTAGACAAAATAGGCTTTTGTACAAAGTTTGATAGCTAATCAATTTTAGCTTTGAGATTCTCAGTGGAACTCAAATTCAGTATTAACATTAGGAGACAAAATAGactacacagatttttttttttaattttggataGTGTGCTGTCAAATGCTTATTGGGTtaataaatacattataaatCTTTTCAGCCATAGAGTGTTCTGTCGCCAAACTGTTCTGTATTGAGTCAGCAATTATATATATCTTAGTCTACTATTGTATCTCTACTGATAACCCCTTGAAGCTTAATCTTCATCTTAATTGGTTTGGAGAATGgaacttttatttaaaatccCAAGCTTGTGATTTCCTCCTGGCTAGAATGAATAGACCACTATTCACCACAGTAGAAATAGCTAGATCTTTAACTTTACTTGAGTTGCAGGCTAAATATGATATTGTTCAGATGTAATGTAGAATATAGGGGAGACCAGAAATTTTTGCTAGTGAAAGAAACAGGTTTCAAGAAATTTGCATGAGATCTCAGCCTGCTCATTTTAATGACCACATACACTGTCCTGAAAGAGAAACTAATTCTTTTAAGTTCAAAACTAGGATTTCACTTCAGGAGATGTGTTTAGTAGACTAAGGTTAGGTAGCTGTGTTACAGAACTCAAAGTACAACTAAAAGGATGAGGAATTAGCATAGTTAAACGTGGTATAATTGGAAATTTatggtgttttaaaatacattgttttCCTCCAGAGAACCTCACTCTACTCTGGTCTAGACTGGGCCCAAAACTCCAAAGTAAATCCAGTCTCCCAGATTCTGGGATTAGTCATGaagcaccatgcccagcttactaAAGTAGTATTAAAAGGTTAAAGCCAGCTAGATAAATGCAAATGTGGGTTTACTTTGAATGCTTTGGAAACGGGACCAAGAATGGCCTGTTTATAGTAGTTCAGTTGTAGATTGAAATGAGCAAAGTGTTCTTTGCCTCACTGTAGGCTTATGTTTGAACACTAGTGAGCACAGCATAGGTTTTAAAGCTTAGGAAATAGGGTTGTACCCATACTGACAATTGATACCACTTTGGAACTACAAGTACTTTGAtttctatccccccccccccttctctgttCCCTTAGGATATTGTAGGGAAACCTATGATTAGTTTTTCTAACCACGAAAGCACTTAAATCTCTTTAAAGCAAGTACTTTCATAACTTCTGGTTGAATAACCCAACTTGCTGTTCAGCTCATCCTACTGGAAACAAAGGTAAGACACATTTTCTGATACCTAGTTTGGGATCTGGATTTTTAAGAACTAAAGTTTGTGATGAATAATTGCTCCTGACTTGCAatgttcctctcttcctcccagctttatatttttaatagttttgAGTGTATAAATCTACTCATCTCAATTCTGGAGTTGAATATGATAAATTCTAAGATCTGTCTATGAGCCATGCTTTTGTAGGGGTGGTGCTATTTTCAGCATTCTGAGGTCAAGGTCAACTTTTGGTGTTTGCCTTTTTGCTTTGTATATGAAATTTGTAGTGaaattacaaatgaaataaattatatgtatttaaatagtATTAAAAGGAGAGAAAGTATTAGACTGAGTTCTGTTATAACAACAACCACTTGTAGCTTATTTCCATCATAATTTGATGATAGATTGATAACCCACAATACTGGAATACCACAGATTGTTTTTATTGAGCAAAATGAATGTAAAATCTGGCC from Mus musculus strain NOD/ShiLtJ chromosome 11 genomic contig, GRCm38.p6 alternate locus group NOD/ShiLtJ MMCHR11_CHORI29_IDD4_2Q harbors:
- the Srsf1 gene encoding serine/arginine-rich splicing factor 1 isoform 2 (isoform 2 is encoded by transcript variant 2); this translates as MSGGGVIRGPAGNNDCRIYVGNLPPDIRTKDIEDVFYKYGAIRDIDLKNRRGGPPFAFVEFEDPRDAEDAVYGRDGYDYDGYRLRVEFPRSGRGTGRGGGGGGGGGAPRGRYGPPSRRSENRVVVSGLPPSGSWQDLKDHMREAGDVCYADVYRDGTGVVEFVRKEDMTYAVRKLDNTKFRSHEVGYTLILFFGQNWIQFS
- the Srsf1 gene encoding serine/arginine-rich splicing factor 1 isoform 1 (isoform 1 is encoded by transcript variant 1), which produces MSGGGVIRGPAGNNDCRIYVGNLPPDIRTKDIEDVFYKYGAIRDIDLKNRRGGPPFAFVEFEDPRDAEDAVYGRDGYDYDGYRLRVEFPRSGRGTGRGGGGGGGGGAPRGRYGPPSRRSENRVVVSGLPPSGSWQDLKDHMREAGDVCYADVYRDGTGVVEFVRKEDMTYAVRKLDNTKFRSHEGETAYIRVKVDGPRSPSYGRSRSRSRSRSRSRSRSNSRSRSYSPRRSRGSPRYSPRHSRSRSRT